From a single Shumkonia mesophila genomic region:
- the msbA gene encoding lipid A export permease/ATP-binding protein MsbA: protein MNTAVENPRHQSTYALMRRLAREHMRPYLGRFALAVVFMAVMSASTAFQAWLMQPMVNEVFVARNANVLWLVAGAVVGAFLVKGIATYVQAAIMAGVGLSIIADLQNRLYAHLACMDLAFFHANQTGALISRFTNDINQMRTAVSNAITSVGKDVLTLIGLVFVMFYQNWELALISFFAFPVAIYPIARLGRRIRKVTANTQEETGLFMTLLEQTFQGIRVVKAYGMEDYEKSRIGRIVETIRGLQVRAERIRAFSSPIMETLGGLAIAVVIVYGGQQVIDEGKDPGSFFSFVAALVMAYEPMKRLANVNMSIQQGLAGAQRLFDLLDIEPEIRERPDAKLLAMAGGGIRLEGVRFSYGPRSPALNGVSIEVPAGKTVALVGPSGAGKSTILNLIPRFYDVNDGRVMIDGVDVRDVTFASLHAAIALVSQEVMLFDDTVRANIAYGRAGASEEDIVQAARHAAAHDFITALPEGYDTMVGEQGVKLSGGQRQRLAIARAMLKNAPILLLDEATSALDTESERQVQAALGLLMRGRTTLVIAHRLSTVVDADLIYVIDDGRIIEAGSHAELLAREGMYARLYALQFADQNGEDAAVAASA, encoded by the coding sequence TTGAACACAGCCGTCGAAAACCCGCGACATCAGTCGACCTACGCGCTCATGCGCCGGCTGGCCCGCGAGCACATGCGGCCCTATCTCGGCCGCTTCGCGCTGGCCGTGGTGTTCATGGCCGTGATGTCGGCATCGACCGCCTTTCAGGCGTGGCTGATGCAACCGATGGTCAACGAGGTGTTCGTCGCGCGCAATGCCAACGTCCTGTGGCTGGTGGCTGGCGCCGTGGTGGGGGCCTTCCTGGTCAAGGGCATCGCCACTTACGTGCAGGCGGCGATCATGGCCGGCGTCGGCCTTTCCATCATCGCCGACCTGCAGAACCGGCTTTACGCCCACTTGGCGTGCATGGACCTGGCGTTCTTTCACGCCAACCAGACCGGCGCGCTCATCTCGCGTTTCACCAACGACATCAACCAGATGCGCACGGCGGTCTCGAACGCCATCACCAGCGTCGGCAAGGACGTCCTGACATTGATCGGGCTGGTCTTTGTCATGTTCTATCAGAACTGGGAACTGGCCCTCATTTCCTTCTTTGCCTTCCCGGTGGCCATCTATCCCATCGCCCGCCTGGGCCGGCGCATCCGCAAGGTGACCGCCAACACCCAGGAGGAGACCGGCCTGTTCATGACGTTGCTGGAACAGACCTTCCAGGGCATCCGCGTGGTCAAGGCCTATGGCATGGAGGATTACGAGAAGTCGCGGATCGGCCGCATCGTCGAAACTATCCGCGGCCTCCAGGTGCGGGCTGAACGCATCCGCGCGTTCTCCAGCCCGATCATGGAAACGCTGGGCGGGCTCGCCATCGCCGTCGTCATCGTTTACGGCGGCCAGCAGGTGATCGACGAGGGCAAGGACCCCGGCTCCTTCTTCTCGTTCGTCGCCGCGCTGGTCATGGCCTATGAACCGATGAAGCGGCTGGCCAACGTCAACATGAGCATCCAGCAGGGCCTGGCCGGCGCCCAGCGCCTGTTCGACCTTCTGGATATCGAGCCCGAGATTCGCGAGAGGCCCGACGCCAAGCTGTTGGCCATGGCCGGCGGTGGTATTCGCCTGGAGGGCGTGCGGTTTTCCTATGGCCCCCGCTCGCCGGCGCTGAACGGCGTTTCCATCGAGGTGCCAGCCGGCAAGACGGTGGCCCTGGTCGGGCCGTCGGGGGCGGGCAAGTCGACCATTCTCAACCTCATCCCCCGCTTCTACGACGTCAACGACGGCCGAGTTATGATCGACGGCGTCGACGTGCGCGACGTCACCTTTGCCTCGCTGCACGCCGCCATCGCCCTGGTCAGCCAGGAGGTCATGCTGTTCGACGATACGGTGCGCGCCAACATCGCCTATGGCCGGGCCGGCGCCAGCGAGGAAGACATTGTGCAAGCGGCGCGCCACGCCGCCGCGCACGATTTCATCACGGCGCTGCCCGAAGGCTACGACACGATGGTCGGCGAGCAGGGCGTCAAACTGTCGGGCGGCCAGCGCCAGCGCCTGGCCATCGCCCGAGCCATGCTGAAGAACGCGCCCATCCTGCTGCTCGACGAGGCGACCTCGGCGCTGGACACCGAATCGGAGCGCCAGGTGCAGGCGGCCCTGGGCCTTCTGATGCGCGGCCGCACGACGCTGGTCATCGCGCACCGATTGTCCACCGTGGTCGACGCCGACCTGATTTACGTGATCGACGATGGGCGCATCATCGAGGCCGGCTCGCACGCCGAACTGCTGGCGCGCGAAGGCATGTACGCCCGGCTCTATGCGCTGCAGTTCGCCGACCAGAACGGCGAGGACGCCGCCGTCGCCGCGTCGGCGTAG
- a CDS encoding M16 family metallopeptidase — MTGARHIRRIGRLLFLIVGLLAVGPRPASAIDIQRVTSAGGIEAWLIEDHTNPIISVNFAFRGGSALDPAGKEGLADMVSGLLDEGAGPLDSMAFQTKLEDLAITLRFEAGRDTFGGRLATLTENRDAAFDLLRLALTEPRFDTEPVERIRGQILSNLRHQTEDPNSLAYKALFAELFPGHPYGRPSEGTEDSINAITAADLRGFSVGRLARDNLVIGAVGDISPRELASALDQAFGKLPERAAPWQVAAATPRASGTVSVVKKAFPQSTIVFAQRGLMRDDPDYYVAYVLNHILGGGGFTSRLYTEVRDKRGLAYSVYSALVPMDFAGLVMGGAGTRNDRAADTVKVIQDEWRRMATEGPTAKELDDAKLYLTGSFPLQFSSSDRISGILTAIQLDDLGIDYLDKRNAMIEAVTLEDARRLARSLLDPAGLRFVVVGQPAGIGTGG, encoded by the coding sequence ATGACGGGCGCAAGGCATATCCGCCGGATCGGCCGGCTGCTTTTCCTCATCGTCGGCCTGCTGGCCGTCGGGCCGCGGCCGGCTTCGGCCATCGACATCCAGCGGGTGACCAGCGCGGGCGGCATCGAGGCGTGGCTGATCGAGGATCACACCAATCCCATCATCTCGGTCAATTTCGCCTTCCGCGGCGGCTCGGCGCTCGATCCGGCCGGCAAGGAGGGGTTGGCCGACATGGTTTCCGGCCTACTCGACGAGGGGGCCGGCCCCCTGGACAGCATGGCCTTCCAGACCAAGCTCGAGGATCTGGCCATCACGCTGCGCTTCGAAGCCGGGCGCGACACCTTCGGCGGGCGCCTGGCGACCCTGACCGAGAACCGTGACGCCGCCTTCGACCTGCTGCGTCTGGCGCTGACCGAGCCGCGATTCGATACCGAGCCGGTGGAGCGCATCCGCGGCCAGATTCTTTCCAACCTGCGCCACCAGACCGAAGATCCCAACAGCCTCGCCTACAAGGCCCTTTTCGCCGAGCTGTTTCCCGGCCATCCCTACGGCCGGCCGTCGGAGGGCACCGAGGACAGTATCAACGCCATCACGGCGGCGGATCTGCGTGGCTTCAGCGTCGGCCGGCTGGCCCGCGACAATCTGGTGATCGGCGCCGTCGGCGACATCTCGCCCCGGGAACTGGCCTCGGCGCTCGATCAGGCGTTCGGGAAGCTTCCCGAACGCGCGGCGCCATGGCAGGTGGCGGCGGCGACGCCCCGCGCCAGCGGCACGGTCTCGGTCGTCAAGAAGGCCTTCCCGCAAAGCACCATCGTCTTCGCCCAGCGAGGGCTGATGCGCGACGACCCGGATTATTACGTGGCCTATGTGCTCAACCACATTCTCGGCGGCGGCGGCTTCACGTCGCGTCTGTATACCGAGGTGCGCGACAAGCGGGGCCTCGCCTATTCGGTCTACTCGGCCCTGGTGCCGATGGACTTCGCGGGACTGGTGATGGGCGGGGCGGGCACGCGCAACGACCGCGCCGCCGACACCGTCAAGGTGATCCAGGACGAATGGCGGCGGATGGCCACCGAGGGGCCGACGGCCAAGGAACTGGACGACGCCAAGCTGTACCTGACCGGCTCATTCCCGTTGCAGTTTTCCTCGAGCGATCGCATCAGCGGCATCCTGACCGCCATCCAGCTCGACGACCTGGGCATCGACTACCTGGACAAGCGCAACGCGATGATCGAGGCGGTCACGCTGGAGGACGCCCGACGGCTGGCCCGCAGCCTGCTCGATCCCGCCGGCCTGCGCTTCGTGGTGGTGGGCCAGCCGGCCGGCATCGGGACCGGCGGCTGA